The DNA region AATTACGCCATTACCTGTAGCAAATCGAATTATTCCTTGAGGAGTGTCGTATTCTATAAATGGAAATTCATCTTCGACTGCATCATACTGAGGTCTATCATGTCTCCAGTCTTCAATTTGTGATAACCCAAGCCTACCTTTTTAATCAAGCTTCGTAAGTACTTCTCTGAGAAGAGGATAGTTCTGTAACTATCGAAACTACAGCTGATGCAATTGTTGTGGCGGGAGACTTATGAAACCATTTTAGTCAAGAAGCGCGATGTATGAGTAAAATATCTGTGGGAGGCCACCAAGCGAAGCGCGGTGAAGAAAAGCAAAAAATCCATGAAACGAGGTTCTCTTTCCTATTACATAGAATTGGGCAAAAAACAAATAAGGAAGGAGAGAGCCTCTATGAAGCAGTTTAGCATAAATATCCCCAAATTAAAAGAAATCGAGCAAATGGTTTGGCGGATAGCGCAGGATATCTGTGTGAAATTGACAGAGAACATACTGGAGGAATTGGACCAATACATAGCTGAGCATCGGGATACAGGTCGTTATAAACTGAAGGAAAAACGTCCGTTAGGCATCAACCTGCTATTTGGGTATGTAGGAGGTGAAACGCAACTACTATTACGACCGTACAGCGTTTCCCAAACGTGTGATGAAGAAACTGCATGGTACGATAAGCGGGGTGATCAGACGGCATAACATCCCCTGTCTGCAACATGGTGCAGGAAAACCGGTATATGATGCTCTGAAAAGGTTAGTGGGCTTTTAAAAAAGGAGAAAGAGAATACAGCAATGGAGGAAAAAAGATGTAATCGCTTACAAGGGAAGAGCGCTAATACTTGAATAAAAAGTTGTTTGGGGAACATCCCACAAAAACTTGACGCAGCCCTAATTAAAGAAAAGGGTTGACACAATAGGTATTATTATGTTTTAATAATCATTGCTGATTATGATTTTTAGACTTAGGATCTAGTGCCGTAAGGCGTGGGGGTTCGACTCCCTCCACCCGCACCATGTTTATAAACAGATTTTTTGAACAAACTAATA from Caldalkalibacillus uzonensis includes:
- a CDS encoding UPF0236 family transposase-like protein gives rise to the protein MKQFSINIPKLKEIEQMVWRIAQDICVKLTENILEELDQYIAEHRDTGRYKLKEKRPLGINLLFGYVGGETQLLLRPYSVSQTCDEETAWYDKRGDQTA